A region of Lagenorhynchus albirostris chromosome 20, mLagAlb1.1, whole genome shotgun sequence DNA encodes the following proteins:
- the GPS1 gene encoding COP9 signalosome complex subunit 1 isoform X15 gives MPLPVQVFNLQQPASSVSGSGGAESQDRMRGGPAPRAAASSVADVHCAPPSGRSELFLPGTAGDFSLSASLSACTLLYEGAVEPMQIDVDPQEDPQNAPDVNYVVENPTLDLEQYAASYSGLMRIERLQFIADHCPPLRVEALKMALSFVQRTFNVDMYEEIHRKLLEAARELQNAPDAIPESGVEPPPLDTAWVEATRKKALLKLEKLDTDLKNYKGNSIKESIRRGHDDLGDHYLDCGDLSNALKCYSRARDYCTSAKHVINMCLNVIKVSVYLQNWSHVLSYVSKAESTPEIAEQRGERDTQTQAILTKLKCAAGLAELAARKYKQAAKCFLLASFDHCDFPELLSPSNVAVYGGLCALATFDRQELQRNVISSSSFKLFLELEPQVRDIIFKFYESKYASCLKMLDEMKDNLLLDMYLAPHVRTLYTQIRNRALIQYFSPYVSADMRKMATAFNTTVAALEDELTQLILEGLINARIDSHSKILYARDVDQRSTTFEKSLLMGKEFQRRAKAMILRAAVLRNQIHVKSPPREGSQGELTPANSQSRMSTNM, from the exons ATGCCGCTGCCGGTTCAGGTGTTTAACTTGCAG CAGCCAGCCAGCTCTGTGTCAGGGTCGGGGGGTGCAGAGAGTCAGGACAGAATGCGGGGTGGCCCGGCCCCCCGCGCGGCCGCGTCGTCAGTGGCAGATGTGCACTGCGCCCCTCCCAGCGGTAGGTCAGAGCTCTTCCTGCCGGGCACGGCCGGGGACTTCAGCCTGAGCGCCAGCCTGTCGGCCTGTACGCTGCTTTATGAG GGAGCCGTGGAGCCTATGCAGATTGACGTGGACCCCCAGGAGGACCCGCAGAACGCGCCCGATGTCAACTACGTTGTGGAGAACCCCACCCTG gatCTGGAGCAGTACGCGGCCAGCTACAGTGGCCTGATGCGCATCGAACGACTGCAGTTCATTGCTGACCACTGCCCCCCGCTGCGGGTGGAGGCCCTGAAGATGGCCCTGTCCTTCGTGCAGAGGACCTTCAACGTGGACATGTACGAGGAGATCCACCGCAAGCTCCTGGAGGCTGCCAG GGAGCTGCAGAATGCACCGGACGCCATCCCTGAGAGTGGTGTGGAGCCCCCACCCTTGGACACAGCCTGGGTGGAGGCCACGCGGAAGAAGGCCTTGCTGAAGCTGGAGAAGCTAGACACAGATCTGAAGAACTACAAGGGCAATTCTATCAAGGAGAGCATCAG GCGTGGCCATGATGACCTGGGTGACCACTATCTGGACTGTGGCGACCTTAGCAACGCTCTCAAGTGTTACTCCCGGGCCCGGGACTACTGCACCAGCGCCAAGCACGTCATTAACATGTGCCTCAACGTCATCAAG GTCAGCGTCTACTTGCAAAATTGGTCTCACGTGCTGAGCTATGTCAGCAAGGCCGAGTCCACCCCGGAAATTGCCGAG CAGCGTGGGGAGCGGGACACCCAGACTCAGGCCATCCTCACCAAGCTCAAGTGTGCAGCAG GCCTGGCTGAGTTGGCCGCACGCAAGTACAAGCAGGCTGCCAAGTGCTTCCTGCTGGCTTCCTTCGATCACTGCGACTTCCCCGAG CTGCTCTCCCCCAGCAACGTGGCCGTGTACGGTGGCCTGTGCGCCTTGGCCACCTTTGACCGGCAGGAGCTGCAGCGCAATGTCATCTCCAGCAG CTCCTTCAAGTTGTTCTTGGAGCTGGAACCACAGGTTCGGGACATTATCTTCAAATTCTATGAGTCCAAGTATGCCTCGTGCCTGAAGATGCTGGACGAGATGAAG GACAACCTGCTCCTAGACATGTACCTGGCCCCCCACGTCAGGACCCTGTACACACAGATTCGCAACCGGGCCCTCATCCAG TATTTCAGCCCCTACGTGTCAGCTGACATGCGCAAGATGGCCACGGCCTTCAACACCACAGTGGCGGCGCTGGAGGATGAGCTGACGCAGCTCATCCTGGAGGGGCTCATCAACGCCCGTATCGACTCCCACAGCAAG ATCCTATATGCCCGGGACGTGGATCAGCGCAGCACCACCTTCGAGAAGTCCCTGCTGATGGGCAAGGAGTTCCAGCGCCGTGCCAAAGCCATGATCCTGAGGGCAGCCGTGCTACGCAACCAGATCCATGTCAAG TCCCCTCCCCGGGAAGGGAGCCAAGGGGAGCTGACGCCAGCCAACAGCCAGTCCCGGATGAGCACCAACATGTGA
- the GPS1 gene encoding COP9 signalosome complex subunit 1 isoform X5 — protein MPLPVQPASSVSGSGGAESQDRMRGGPAPRAAASSVADVHCAPPSGRSELFLPGTAGDFSLSASLSACTLLYEGAVEPMQIDVDPQEDPQNAPDVNYVVENPTLDLEQYAASYSGLMRIERLQFIADHCPPLRVEALKMALSFVQRTFNVDMYEEIHRKLLEAARELQNAPDAIPESGVEPPPLDTAWVEATRKKALLKLEKLDTDLKNYKGNSIKESIRRGHDDLGDHYLDCGDLSNALKCYSRARDYCTSAKHVINMCLNVIKVSVYLQNWSHVLSYVSKAESTPEIAEQRGERDTQTQAILTKLKCAAGARPLMAPQGPGSFLWMPGFILFPPAPAPGLAELAARKYKQAAKCFLLASFDHCDFPELLSPSNVAVYGGLCALATFDRQELQRNVISSRWVEGGVLGTAALLLRPQPPSGGWAGRAGSEESGICSSFKLFLELEPQVRDIIFKFYESKYASCLKMLDEMKDNLLLDMYLAPHVRTLYTQIRNRALIQYFSPYVSADMRKMATAFNTTVAALEDELTQLILEGLINARIDSHSKVGSLRAVGCGRETLGPTEPCTSTDPICPGRGSAQHHLREVPADGQGVPAPCQSHDPEGSRATQPDPCQVPSPGREPRGADASQQPVPDEHQHVRAPSASRTVCTPSALPHPPPSDSWASHLLQQHFQRCCLWPTCRGLAAG, from the exons ATGCCGCTGCCGGTTCAG CCAGCCAGCTCTGTGTCAGGGTCGGGGGGTGCAGAGAGTCAGGACAGAATGCGGGGTGGCCCGGCCCCCCGCGCGGCCGCGTCGTCAGTGGCAGATGTGCACTGCGCCCCTCCCAGCGGTAGGTCAGAGCTCTTCCTGCCGGGCACGGCCGGGGACTTCAGCCTGAGCGCCAGCCTGTCGGCCTGTACGCTGCTTTATGAG GGAGCCGTGGAGCCTATGCAGATTGACGTGGACCCCCAGGAGGACCCGCAGAACGCGCCCGATGTCAACTACGTTGTGGAGAACCCCACCCTG gatCTGGAGCAGTACGCGGCCAGCTACAGTGGCCTGATGCGCATCGAACGACTGCAGTTCATTGCTGACCACTGCCCCCCGCTGCGGGTGGAGGCCCTGAAGATGGCCCTGTCCTTCGTGCAGAGGACCTTCAACGTGGACATGTACGAGGAGATCCACCGCAAGCTCCTGGAGGCTGCCAG GGAGCTGCAGAATGCACCGGACGCCATCCCTGAGAGTGGTGTGGAGCCCCCACCCTTGGACACAGCCTGGGTGGAGGCCACGCGGAAGAAGGCCTTGCTGAAGCTGGAGAAGCTAGACACAGATCTGAAGAACTACAAGGGCAATTCTATCAAGGAGAGCATCAG GCGTGGCCATGATGACCTGGGTGACCACTATCTGGACTGTGGCGACCTTAGCAACGCTCTCAAGTGTTACTCCCGGGCCCGGGACTACTGCACCAGCGCCAAGCACGTCATTAACATGTGCCTCAACGTCATCAAG GTCAGCGTCTACTTGCAAAATTGGTCTCACGTGCTGAGCTATGTCAGCAAGGCCGAGTCCACCCCGGAAATTGCCGAG CAGCGTGGGGAGCGGGACACCCAGACTCAGGCCATCCTCACCAAGCTCAAGTGTGCAGCAG GTGCGCGCCCGTTGATGgccccacagggccctggcaGCTTCCTCTGGATGCCGGGCTTCATCCTTTTTCCCCCTGCCCCCGCTCCAGGCCTGGCTGAGTTGGCCGCACGCAAGTACAAGCAGGCTGCCAAGTGCTTCCTGCTGGCTTCCTTCGATCACTGCGACTTCCCCGAG CTGCTCTCCCCCAGCAACGTGGCCGTGTACGGTGGCCTGTGCGCCTTGGCCACCTTTGACCGGCAGGAGCTGCAGCGCAATGTCATCTCCAGCAGGTGGGTGGAAGGTGGGGTACTGGGCACTGCAGCCCTGCTCCTGCGCCCCCAGCCACCTTCAGGCGGGTGGGCAGGCAGGGCCGGCTCTGAGGAGTCTGGCATCTGCAGCTCCTTCAAGTTGTTCTTGGAGCTGGAACCACAGGTTCGGGACATTATCTTCAAATTCTATGAGTCCAAGTATGCCTCGTGCCTGAAGATGCTGGACGAGATGAAG GACAACCTGCTCCTAGACATGTACCTGGCCCCCCACGTCAGGACCCTGTACACACAGATTCGCAACCGGGCCCTCATCCAG TATTTCAGCCCCTACGTGTCAGCTGACATGCGCAAGATGGCCACGGCCTTCAACACCACAGTGGCGGCGCTGGAGGATGAGCTGACGCAGCTCATCCTGGAGGGGCTCATCAACGCCCGTATCGACTCCCACAGCAAGGTGGGCAGCCTCAGGGCtgtggggtgtgggagggagaccctGGGCCCCACTGAGCCCTGCACCTCCACAGATCCTATATGCCCGGGACGTGGATCAGCGCAGCACCACCTTCGAGAAGTCCCTGCTGATGGGCAAGGAGTTCCAGCGCCGTGCCAAAGCCATGATCCTGAGGGCAGCCGTGCTACGCAACCAGATCCATGTCAAG TCCCCTCCCCGGGAAGGGAGCCAAGGGGAGCTGACGCCAGCCAACAGCCAGTCCCGGATGAGCACCAACATGTGAGGGCACCCTCAGCCTCCAGGACGGTCTGCACACCTtccgccctgccccaccccccaccctcggACTCCTGGGCCTCGCATCTGCTCCAGCAGCACTTCCAGAGGTGTTGCCTGTGGCCCACTTGTAGGGGCCTGGCTGCTGGCTGA
- the GPS1 gene encoding COP9 signalosome complex subunit 1 isoform X13, producing the protein MPLPVQGAVEPMQIDVDPQEDPQNAPDVNYVVENPTLDLEQYAASYSGLMRIERLQFIADHCPPLRVEALKMALSFVQRTFNVDMYEEIHRKLLEAARELQNAPDAIPESGVEPPPLDTAWVEATRKKALLKLEKLDTDLKNYKGNSIKESIRRGHDDLGDHYLDCGDLSNALKCYSRARDYCTSAKHVINMCLNVIKVSVYLQNWSHVLSYVSKAESTPEIAEQRGERDTQTQAILTKLKCAAGARPLMAPQGPGSFLWMPGFILFPPAPAPGLAELAARKYKQAAKCFLLASFDHCDFPELLSPSNVAVYGGLCALATFDRQELQRNVISSRWVEGGVLGTAALLLRPQPPSGGWAGRAGSEESGICSSFKLFLELEPQVRDIIFKFYESKYASCLKMLDEMKDNLLLDMYLAPHVRTLYTQIRNRALIQYFSPYVSADMRKMATAFNTTVAALEDELTQLILEGLINARIDSHSKVGSLRAVGCGRETLGPTEPCTSTDPICPGRGSAQHHLREVPADGQGVPAPCQSHDPEGSRATQPDPCQVPSPGREPRGADASQQPVPDEHQHVRAPSASRTVCTPSALPHPPPSDSWASHLLQQHFQRCCLWPTCRGLAAG; encoded by the exons ATGCCGCTGCCGGTTCAG GGAGCCGTGGAGCCTATGCAGATTGACGTGGACCCCCAGGAGGACCCGCAGAACGCGCCCGATGTCAACTACGTTGTGGAGAACCCCACCCTG gatCTGGAGCAGTACGCGGCCAGCTACAGTGGCCTGATGCGCATCGAACGACTGCAGTTCATTGCTGACCACTGCCCCCCGCTGCGGGTGGAGGCCCTGAAGATGGCCCTGTCCTTCGTGCAGAGGACCTTCAACGTGGACATGTACGAGGAGATCCACCGCAAGCTCCTGGAGGCTGCCAG GGAGCTGCAGAATGCACCGGACGCCATCCCTGAGAGTGGTGTGGAGCCCCCACCCTTGGACACAGCCTGGGTGGAGGCCACGCGGAAGAAGGCCTTGCTGAAGCTGGAGAAGCTAGACACAGATCTGAAGAACTACAAGGGCAATTCTATCAAGGAGAGCATCAG GCGTGGCCATGATGACCTGGGTGACCACTATCTGGACTGTGGCGACCTTAGCAACGCTCTCAAGTGTTACTCCCGGGCCCGGGACTACTGCACCAGCGCCAAGCACGTCATTAACATGTGCCTCAACGTCATCAAG GTCAGCGTCTACTTGCAAAATTGGTCTCACGTGCTGAGCTATGTCAGCAAGGCCGAGTCCACCCCGGAAATTGCCGAG CAGCGTGGGGAGCGGGACACCCAGACTCAGGCCATCCTCACCAAGCTCAAGTGTGCAGCAG GTGCGCGCCCGTTGATGgccccacagggccctggcaGCTTCCTCTGGATGCCGGGCTTCATCCTTTTTCCCCCTGCCCCCGCTCCAGGCCTGGCTGAGTTGGCCGCACGCAAGTACAAGCAGGCTGCCAAGTGCTTCCTGCTGGCTTCCTTCGATCACTGCGACTTCCCCGAG CTGCTCTCCCCCAGCAACGTGGCCGTGTACGGTGGCCTGTGCGCCTTGGCCACCTTTGACCGGCAGGAGCTGCAGCGCAATGTCATCTCCAGCAGGTGGGTGGAAGGTGGGGTACTGGGCACTGCAGCCCTGCTCCTGCGCCCCCAGCCACCTTCAGGCGGGTGGGCAGGCAGGGCCGGCTCTGAGGAGTCTGGCATCTGCAGCTCCTTCAAGTTGTTCTTGGAGCTGGAACCACAGGTTCGGGACATTATCTTCAAATTCTATGAGTCCAAGTATGCCTCGTGCCTGAAGATGCTGGACGAGATGAAG GACAACCTGCTCCTAGACATGTACCTGGCCCCCCACGTCAGGACCCTGTACACACAGATTCGCAACCGGGCCCTCATCCAG TATTTCAGCCCCTACGTGTCAGCTGACATGCGCAAGATGGCCACGGCCTTCAACACCACAGTGGCGGCGCTGGAGGATGAGCTGACGCAGCTCATCCTGGAGGGGCTCATCAACGCCCGTATCGACTCCCACAGCAAGGTGGGCAGCCTCAGGGCtgtggggtgtgggagggagaccctGGGCCCCACTGAGCCCTGCACCTCCACAGATCCTATATGCCCGGGACGTGGATCAGCGCAGCACCACCTTCGAGAAGTCCCTGCTGATGGGCAAGGAGTTCCAGCGCCGTGCCAAAGCCATGATCCTGAGGGCAGCCGTGCTACGCAACCAGATCCATGTCAAG TCCCCTCCCCGGGAAGGGAGCCAAGGGGAGCTGACGCCAGCCAACAGCCAGTCCCGGATGAGCACCAACATGTGAGGGCACCCTCAGCCTCCAGGACGGTCTGCACACCTtccgccctgccccaccccccaccctcggACTCCTGGGCCTCGCATCTGCTCCAGCAGCACTTCCAGAGGTGTTGCCTGTGGCCCACTTGTAGGGGCCTGGCTGCTGGCTGA
- the GPS1 gene encoding COP9 signalosome complex subunit 1 isoform X16: MPLPVQVFNLQQPASSVSGSGGAESQDRMRGGPAPRAAASSVADVHCAPPSGRSELFLPGTAGDFSLSASLSACTLLYEGAVEPMQIDVDPQEDPQNAPDVNYVVENPTLDLEQYAASYSGLMRIERLQFIADHCPPLRVEALKMALSFVQRTFNVDMYEEIHRKLLEAARELQNAPDAIPESGVEPPPLDTAWVEATRKKALLKLEKLDTDLKNYKGNSIKESIRRGHDDLGDHYLDCGDLSNALKCYSRARDYCTSAKHVINMCLNVIKVSVYLQNWSHVLSYVSKAESTPEIAERGERDTQTQAILTKLKCAAGLAELAARKYKQAAKCFLLASFDHCDFPELLSPSNVAVYGGLCALATFDRQELQRNVISSSSFKLFLELEPQVRDIIFKFYESKYASCLKMLDEMKDNLLLDMYLAPHVRTLYTQIRNRALIQYFSPYVSADMRKMATAFNTTVAALEDELTQLILEGLINARIDSHSKILYARDVDQRSTTFEKSLLMGKEFQRRAKAMILRAAVLRNQIHVKSPPREGSQGELTPANSQSRMSTNM; encoded by the exons ATGCCGCTGCCGGTTCAGGTGTTTAACTTGCAG CAGCCAGCCAGCTCTGTGTCAGGGTCGGGGGGTGCAGAGAGTCAGGACAGAATGCGGGGTGGCCCGGCCCCCCGCGCGGCCGCGTCGTCAGTGGCAGATGTGCACTGCGCCCCTCCCAGCGGTAGGTCAGAGCTCTTCCTGCCGGGCACGGCCGGGGACTTCAGCCTGAGCGCCAGCCTGTCGGCCTGTACGCTGCTTTATGAG GGAGCCGTGGAGCCTATGCAGATTGACGTGGACCCCCAGGAGGACCCGCAGAACGCGCCCGATGTCAACTACGTTGTGGAGAACCCCACCCTG gatCTGGAGCAGTACGCGGCCAGCTACAGTGGCCTGATGCGCATCGAACGACTGCAGTTCATTGCTGACCACTGCCCCCCGCTGCGGGTGGAGGCCCTGAAGATGGCCCTGTCCTTCGTGCAGAGGACCTTCAACGTGGACATGTACGAGGAGATCCACCGCAAGCTCCTGGAGGCTGCCAG GGAGCTGCAGAATGCACCGGACGCCATCCCTGAGAGTGGTGTGGAGCCCCCACCCTTGGACACAGCCTGGGTGGAGGCCACGCGGAAGAAGGCCTTGCTGAAGCTGGAGAAGCTAGACACAGATCTGAAGAACTACAAGGGCAATTCTATCAAGGAGAGCATCAG GCGTGGCCATGATGACCTGGGTGACCACTATCTGGACTGTGGCGACCTTAGCAACGCTCTCAAGTGTTACTCCCGGGCCCGGGACTACTGCACCAGCGCCAAGCACGTCATTAACATGTGCCTCAACGTCATCAAG GTCAGCGTCTACTTGCAAAATTGGTCTCACGTGCTGAGCTATGTCAGCAAGGCCGAGTCCACCCCGGAAATTGCCGAG CGTGGGGAGCGGGACACCCAGACTCAGGCCATCCTCACCAAGCTCAAGTGTGCAGCAG GCCTGGCTGAGTTGGCCGCACGCAAGTACAAGCAGGCTGCCAAGTGCTTCCTGCTGGCTTCCTTCGATCACTGCGACTTCCCCGAG CTGCTCTCCCCCAGCAACGTGGCCGTGTACGGTGGCCTGTGCGCCTTGGCCACCTTTGACCGGCAGGAGCTGCAGCGCAATGTCATCTCCAGCAG CTCCTTCAAGTTGTTCTTGGAGCTGGAACCACAGGTTCGGGACATTATCTTCAAATTCTATGAGTCCAAGTATGCCTCGTGCCTGAAGATGCTGGACGAGATGAAG GACAACCTGCTCCTAGACATGTACCTGGCCCCCCACGTCAGGACCCTGTACACACAGATTCGCAACCGGGCCCTCATCCAG TATTTCAGCCCCTACGTGTCAGCTGACATGCGCAAGATGGCCACGGCCTTCAACACCACAGTGGCGGCGCTGGAGGATGAGCTGACGCAGCTCATCCTGGAGGGGCTCATCAACGCCCGTATCGACTCCCACAGCAAG ATCCTATATGCCCGGGACGTGGATCAGCGCAGCACCACCTTCGAGAAGTCCCTGCTGATGGGCAAGGAGTTCCAGCGCCGTGCCAAAGCCATGATCCTGAGGGCAGCCGTGCTACGCAACCAGATCCATGTCAAG TCCCCTCCCCGGGAAGGGAGCCAAGGGGAGCTGACGCCAGCCAACAGCCAGTCCCGGATGAGCACCAACATGTGA
- the GPS1 gene encoding COP9 signalosome complex subunit 1 isoform X2, translated as MPLPVQVFNLQPASSVSGSGGAESQDRMRGGPAPRAAASSVADVHCAPPSGRSELFLPGTAGDFSLSASLSACTLLYEGAVEPMQIDVDPQEDPQNAPDVNYVVENPTLDLEQYAASYSGLMRIERLQFIADHCPPLRVEALKMALSFVQRTFNVDMYEEIHRKLLEAARELQNAPDAIPESGVEPPPLDTAWVEATRKKALLKLEKLDTDLKNYKGNSIKESIRRGHDDLGDHYLDCGDLSNALKCYSRARDYCTSAKHVINMCLNVIKVSVYLQNWSHVLSYVSKAESTPEIAEQRGERDTQTQAILTKLKCAAGARPLMAPQGPGSFLWMPGFILFPPAPAPGLAELAARKYKQAAKCFLLASFDHCDFPELLSPSNVAVYGGLCALATFDRQELQRNVISSRWVEGGVLGTAALLLRPQPPSGGWAGRAGSEESGICSSFKLFLELEPQVRDIIFKFYESKYASCLKMLDEMKDNLLLDMYLAPHVRTLYTQIRNRALIQYFSPYVSADMRKMATAFNTTVAALEDELTQLILEGLINARIDSHSKVGSLRAVGCGRETLGPTEPCTSTDPICPGRGSAQHHLREVPADGQGVPAPCQSHDPEGSRATQPDPCQVPSPGREPRGADASQQPVPDEHQHVRAPSASRTVCTPSALPHPPPSDSWASHLLQQHFQRCCLWPTCRGLAAG; from the exons ATGCCGCTGCCGGTTCAGGTGTTTAACTTGCAG CCAGCCAGCTCTGTGTCAGGGTCGGGGGGTGCAGAGAGTCAGGACAGAATGCGGGGTGGCCCGGCCCCCCGCGCGGCCGCGTCGTCAGTGGCAGATGTGCACTGCGCCCCTCCCAGCGGTAGGTCAGAGCTCTTCCTGCCGGGCACGGCCGGGGACTTCAGCCTGAGCGCCAGCCTGTCGGCCTGTACGCTGCTTTATGAG GGAGCCGTGGAGCCTATGCAGATTGACGTGGACCCCCAGGAGGACCCGCAGAACGCGCCCGATGTCAACTACGTTGTGGAGAACCCCACCCTG gatCTGGAGCAGTACGCGGCCAGCTACAGTGGCCTGATGCGCATCGAACGACTGCAGTTCATTGCTGACCACTGCCCCCCGCTGCGGGTGGAGGCCCTGAAGATGGCCCTGTCCTTCGTGCAGAGGACCTTCAACGTGGACATGTACGAGGAGATCCACCGCAAGCTCCTGGAGGCTGCCAG GGAGCTGCAGAATGCACCGGACGCCATCCCTGAGAGTGGTGTGGAGCCCCCACCCTTGGACACAGCCTGGGTGGAGGCCACGCGGAAGAAGGCCTTGCTGAAGCTGGAGAAGCTAGACACAGATCTGAAGAACTACAAGGGCAATTCTATCAAGGAGAGCATCAG GCGTGGCCATGATGACCTGGGTGACCACTATCTGGACTGTGGCGACCTTAGCAACGCTCTCAAGTGTTACTCCCGGGCCCGGGACTACTGCACCAGCGCCAAGCACGTCATTAACATGTGCCTCAACGTCATCAAG GTCAGCGTCTACTTGCAAAATTGGTCTCACGTGCTGAGCTATGTCAGCAAGGCCGAGTCCACCCCGGAAATTGCCGAG CAGCGTGGGGAGCGGGACACCCAGACTCAGGCCATCCTCACCAAGCTCAAGTGTGCAGCAG GTGCGCGCCCGTTGATGgccccacagggccctggcaGCTTCCTCTGGATGCCGGGCTTCATCCTTTTTCCCCCTGCCCCCGCTCCAGGCCTGGCTGAGTTGGCCGCACGCAAGTACAAGCAGGCTGCCAAGTGCTTCCTGCTGGCTTCCTTCGATCACTGCGACTTCCCCGAG CTGCTCTCCCCCAGCAACGTGGCCGTGTACGGTGGCCTGTGCGCCTTGGCCACCTTTGACCGGCAGGAGCTGCAGCGCAATGTCATCTCCAGCAGGTGGGTGGAAGGTGGGGTACTGGGCACTGCAGCCCTGCTCCTGCGCCCCCAGCCACCTTCAGGCGGGTGGGCAGGCAGGGCCGGCTCTGAGGAGTCTGGCATCTGCAGCTCCTTCAAGTTGTTCTTGGAGCTGGAACCACAGGTTCGGGACATTATCTTCAAATTCTATGAGTCCAAGTATGCCTCGTGCCTGAAGATGCTGGACGAGATGAAG GACAACCTGCTCCTAGACATGTACCTGGCCCCCCACGTCAGGACCCTGTACACACAGATTCGCAACCGGGCCCTCATCCAG TATTTCAGCCCCTACGTGTCAGCTGACATGCGCAAGATGGCCACGGCCTTCAACACCACAGTGGCGGCGCTGGAGGATGAGCTGACGCAGCTCATCCTGGAGGGGCTCATCAACGCCCGTATCGACTCCCACAGCAAGGTGGGCAGCCTCAGGGCtgtggggtgtgggagggagaccctGGGCCCCACTGAGCCCTGCACCTCCACAGATCCTATATGCCCGGGACGTGGATCAGCGCAGCACCACCTTCGAGAAGTCCCTGCTGATGGGCAAGGAGTTCCAGCGCCGTGCCAAAGCCATGATCCTGAGGGCAGCCGTGCTACGCAACCAGATCCATGTCAAG TCCCCTCCCCGGGAAGGGAGCCAAGGGGAGCTGACGCCAGCCAACAGCCAGTCCCGGATGAGCACCAACATGTGAGGGCACCCTCAGCCTCCAGGACGGTCTGCACACCTtccgccctgccccaccccccaccctcggACTCCTGGGCCTCGCATCTGCTCCAGCAGCACTTCCAGAGGTGTTGCCTGTGGCCCACTTGTAGGGGCCTGGCTGCTGGCTGA